Proteins encoded in a region of the Bartonella taylorii genome:
- a CDS encoding formate--tetrahydrofolate ligase yields MPKTDIEIARTAHKQHITEIAQKIGIAHENLIPYGHDKAKISSAYIKSLNKNPDGKLILVTAINPTPAGEGKTTTTVGLNDALNLIGKKTIATLREPSLGPCFGIKGGAAGGGYAQVVPMDDLNLHFTGDFHAITAAHNLLAAMIDNHIYWGNSLNIDPRRIVWKRVLDMNDRALRDIIISLGGVTNGFPRQTGFDITVASEIMAIFCLAENLENLTQRLKKIIVAYRYDKTPVTVADLNAEGAMTVLLKDAMQPNLVQTIENNPVLVHGGPFANIAHGCNSVIATKTALKLADYVVTEAGFGADLGAEKFFNIKCRQADILPNATVIVATIRALKMNGGVAKNDLTVENIAALQKGAANLLRHIKNMEHYGIPCIVAINHFYTDSDAEISTLQEIVSTTGCKAVLCKHWQQGGKGATELAQELVSLIEEKSAHFKVLYQDNLPLVQKINCIITNLYGGRGAIIADHILKQLECWEKEGYGAFPICMAKTPYSFSSNPTKYGAPVDFEIPVREVRLSAGAGFIVVICGDVMTMPGLPHYPIAEKIHLDENDQIQGLS; encoded by the coding sequence ATGCCTAAAACAGATATTGAAATTGCTCGCACGGCTCACAAGCAACACATCACTGAAATTGCGCAAAAAATTGGTATCGCACATGAAAATCTCATTCCTTATGGACATGACAAAGCTAAAATTTCTTCTGCATACATAAAATCGCTCAATAAAAATCCGGATGGTAAACTTATCCTCGTCACGGCTATCAATCCAACACCTGCTGGAGAAGGAAAAACAACAACAACGGTTGGACTCAATGACGCTCTCAATCTCATTGGAAAAAAAACAATAGCTACCTTGAGAGAACCATCCTTAGGTCCTTGCTTTGGTATAAAAGGTGGTGCTGCTGGAGGTGGTTATGCCCAAGTTGTACCAATGGATGACCTTAATTTGCATTTTACTGGTGATTTTCATGCCATTACGGCTGCTCATAATCTTCTTGCTGCGATGATAGATAATCATATCTATTGGGGAAATAGCTTAAATATTGATCCACGTCGTATTGTTTGGAAACGAGTCCTTGACATGAATGACCGCGCTTTGCGTGATATCATTATTTCATTGGGTGGAGTAACCAACGGTTTTCCACGTCAAACAGGTTTTGACATTACTGTTGCATCAGAAATTATGGCTATTTTTTGTCTTGCCGAAAATTTAGAAAATCTTACGCAAAGACTCAAAAAAATTATTGTCGCCTATCGTTACGATAAAACACCTGTGACCGTTGCTGATCTCAATGCGGAAGGTGCAATGACAGTTCTTCTCAAAGATGCTATGCAACCTAATCTTGTACAAACAATTGAAAATAACCCTGTTCTTGTCCACGGAGGACCTTTTGCTAACATTGCTCATGGCTGTAATTCAGTTATAGCAACAAAAACCGCTTTAAAACTTGCAGATTATGTTGTCACAGAAGCAGGATTCGGAGCCGACCTTGGAGCAGAGAAATTTTTCAACATTAAATGTCGACAAGCAGATATTCTACCGAATGCTACAGTGATTGTCGCAACAATTCGCGCACTAAAAATGAATGGTGGAGTAGCTAAAAATGATTTGACAGTAGAAAATATCGCAGCTTTACAAAAGGGAGCAGCCAATCTTTTACGGCATATAAAAAATATGGAACACTACGGTATCCCTTGTATTGTTGCTATCAATCATTTTTATACTGATAGCGACGCTGAAATAAGTACATTGCAAGAAATAGTTTCGACAACTGGATGCAAAGCTGTTCTCTGCAAACATTGGCAACAAGGTGGAAAAGGCGCCACAGAACTCGCACAAGAGCTTGTTAGCTTAATTGAAGAAAAAAGTGCCCATTTCAAAGTTCTGTATCAAGATAACCTGCCGCTCGTTCAGAAAATTAATTGTATCATAACAAATCTCTATGGTGGACGCGGAGCTATAATCGCAGATCATATTCTCAAGCAACTTGAATGTTGGGAAAAAGAGGGCTATGGCGCATTTCCTATTTGTATGGCAAAAACGCCTTATTCTTTTTCCTCTAATCCAACAAAATACGGCGCTCCTGTTGATTTTGAAATTCCTGTGCGAGAAGTTCGTCTCTCTGCAGGTGCAGGTTTTATTGTTGTGATTTGCGGGGATGTCATGACCATGCCCGGCTTACCGCATTACCCTATCGCTGAAAAAATTCATCTTGACGAAAATGATCAGATACAAGGGCTTTCATAA
- the rpsU gene encoding 30S ribosomal protein S21, giving the protein MQVLVRDNNVDQALRALKKKMQREGIFREMKMRGYYEKPSEKRAREKAEAVRRTRKLARKRAQREGLVSNGRATALK; this is encoded by the coding sequence GTGCAAGTACTCGTTCGTGATAATAATGTTGATCAAGCGCTGCGCGCGTTGAAAAAAAAGATGCAGCGTGAAGGTATCTTCCGTGAAATGAAAATGCGTGGTTATTATGAAAAGCCATCAGAAAAGCGTGCTCGTGAGAAGGCTGAAGCTGTTCGTCGCACACGTAAGCTTGCTCGTAAGCGTGCGCAAAGAGAAGGCCTTGTTAGTAATGGTCGGGCTACTGCATTAAAATAG
- a CDS encoding SH3 domain-containing protein translates to MQYFSWFRFSVLALRILIAGTFVFSSPRFLHAQTLNQNSGQNLGPSGLPLPRFASIKPTRVNVRIGPGSNYSIIFTYKKQGLPIEIIQEYDQWRKIRDAEGDEGWVYQSLLSGKRTAIAIPWQKDKTKRLMLRKSPADNAELVAEVEPNVIGNIRQCDGYWCELSINNTRGWLPQPQLWGIYPDEKIKGW, encoded by the coding sequence GTGCAATATTTTAGTTGGTTTCGATTCTCAGTGCTTGCATTACGTATCCTAATAGCAGGAACCTTTGTATTCAGCTCACCTCGTTTTTTGCACGCACAAACACTCAATCAAAATTCAGGGCAAAATTTAGGACCAAGCGGTTTACCACTTCCACGGTTTGCTTCGATAAAACCTACCCGTGTTAATGTGCGCATCGGACCAGGTAGCAATTATTCTATCATCTTTACCTACAAAAAACAGGGATTGCCTATTGAAATCATCCAAGAATATGATCAATGGCGCAAAATTCGTGATGCCGAAGGCGATGAGGGATGGGTATATCAATCGCTTTTATCAGGAAAACGAACCGCTATAGCTATTCCATGGCAAAAAGATAAAACAAAAAGGCTGATGCTACGCAAAAGTCCTGCAGACAACGCAGAACTTGTGGCAGAAGTAGAGCCTAATGTCATTGGTAACATCCGCCAATGCGATGGATACTGGTGCGAATTAAGTATTAACAATACGCGCGGATGGCTTCCTCAACCACAGTTATGGGGAATCTATCCTGATGAAAAAATAAAAGGTTGGTAA
- the irrA gene encoding iron response transcriptional regulator IrrA — protein MSVSVENLGLDEEEQSTKDCEEVVHYYSIPMLEKRLRQNGLRPTRQRLELAHMIFSQGNRHIAAEELYEEAIALGVPVSLATVYNTLHQFTEAGLLRIIAVEGSKTWFDTNTSNHYHFYIEGENRILDISCDLEEAPIIGNLPKPPEGMEISHVDLIVRLKPKT, from the coding sequence ATGTCAGTGAGCGTAGAGAATTTAGGTTTGGATGAAGAAGAACAGTCAACGAAGGATTGTGAAGAGGTTGTGCATTATTATTCCATCCCTATGTTAGAAAAACGTTTGCGTCAAAATGGATTGCGGCCAACACGTCAGCGGTTAGAGCTTGCTCATATGATTTTTTCTCAAGGCAACCGTCATATCGCTGCTGAAGAGCTCTATGAAGAGGCAATAGCGTTAGGTGTGCCTGTGTCTTTAGCAACTGTTTATAATACACTTCATCAATTTACGGAAGCAGGGTTATTACGGATTATTGCCGTAGAAGGTTCGAAAACTTGGTTTGATACTAATACATCTAATCATTATCATTTTTATATAGAAGGTGAGAATCGTATTCTTGATATTTCGTGCGATTTGGAAGAAGCTCCTATTATTGGAAATTTGCCTAAACCACCAGAAGGTATGGAAATTTCGCATGTTGATTTGATAGTTCGGTTAAAACCAAAAACTTAA
- the fabA gene encoding 3-hydroxyacyl-[acyl-carrier-protein] dehydratase FabA, with amino-acid sequence MTEQKSRYTYEELLSCARGEMFGRGNAQLPAPPMLMIHRITQISETGGEYNKGMVRAEFDITPDLWFFDCHFIGDPVMPGCLGLDGMWQLTGFFLGWLGELGKGRAISTGEVKLSGMVTPQTKLLEYGIDFKRIRRGNLVLGIADGWVKADGESIYKASDLRVALFKED; translated from the coding sequence ATGACTGAACAAAAGTCTCGCTACACTTATGAAGAGCTTCTAAGCTGCGCGCGCGGCGAAATGTTTGGTAGGGGTAATGCACAATTACCTGCACCACCAATGTTAATGATTCATCGAATCACCCAAATTAGTGAAACCGGTGGTGAATACAATAAAGGAATGGTCCGTGCCGAATTTGATATTACTCCAGACTTATGGTTCTTTGACTGTCACTTTATAGGTGATCCAGTCATGCCAGGATGTCTCGGTTTAGATGGTATGTGGCAATTAACAGGTTTTTTTCTCGGTTGGTTAGGTGAACTAGGCAAAGGAAGAGCTATATCAACAGGTGAAGTAAAATTATCAGGTATGGTAACTCCGCAAACCAAACTTCTTGAATATGGAATAGATTTTAAACGTATTCGGCGTGGGAATTTGGTCTTGGGAATAGCCGATGGATGGGTAAAAGCAGATGGGGAATCCATCTATAAAGCGAGTGATTTACGTGTTGCTTTGTTTAAAGAAGACTGA
- the fabB gene encoding beta-ketoacyl-ACP synthase I, with translation MRRVVVTGMGIVSAIGNNPQAVLTSLYEAKSGISYAPQYAELGFRSRVYGKPNVNVEELVDRRALRFHGRGTAWNHIALDQAIADAGLELHEVSNERTGIIMGSGGASTQSIVEAADITRQKGPKRVGPFVVPKAMSSTASATLATFFKIKGVNYSISSACATSNHCIGNAYELIQYGRQDRIFAGGCEDLDWTLSVLFDAMGAMSSKYNDVPQKASRAYDINRDGFVIAGGAGVLVLEELELAKARGAKIYGEIVGYGATSDGHDMVAPSGEGAERCMRMALATVNNKIDYINPHATATPVGDPPEIEAIRRIFGAGDQCPPISATKSLTGHSLGAAGVQEAIYTLLMMNHNFICESAHIEELDPIFADMPIVRERRDHQQLNTVLSNTFGFGGTNATLVFQRYT, from the coding sequence ATGCGTCGAGTTGTTGTAACTGGAATGGGAATTGTCTCTGCAATCGGAAATAACCCTCAAGCCGTTTTAACTAGCTTGTATGAAGCGAAATCTGGGATTTCTTATGCGCCCCAGTATGCCGAGTTGGGCTTTCGTAGCAGAGTTTATGGCAAACCTAATGTTAATGTAGAAGAATTAGTTGATCGACGTGCTTTACGTTTTCATGGACGTGGAACTGCTTGGAATCACATTGCCCTGGATCAAGCAATTGCTGATGCGGGTTTAGAACTTCATGAAGTATCAAATGAACGTACAGGTATCATTATGGGCTCTGGAGGGGCTTCAACTCAATCAATTGTTGAAGCTGCTGATATTACACGCCAAAAAGGTCCAAAGCGCGTTGGTCCTTTTGTCGTACCTAAAGCGATGAGTTCTACAGCATCTGCAACACTTGCAACTTTTTTTAAAATTAAAGGAGTGAATTATTCAATCTCTTCGGCTTGTGCCACTTCTAATCATTGTATTGGAAATGCTTATGAATTGATACAATACGGCAGGCAGGACCGTATCTTTGCCGGTGGTTGCGAAGATTTAGATTGGACACTATCTGTGTTGTTCGATGCTATGGGTGCTATGTCCAGCAAATATAATGATGTACCTCAAAAAGCTTCACGTGCCTATGATATCAATCGTGATGGATTTGTTATTGCTGGTGGGGCTGGTGTTTTGGTTCTTGAAGAGCTAGAACTTGCTAAAGCACGTGGTGCGAAAATCTATGGAGAAATTGTTGGGTATGGCGCTACATCTGATGGACATGATATGGTCGCTCCATCTGGCGAGGGAGCAGAACGGTGTATGCGTATGGCGCTTGCAACCGTAAATAATAAGATTGATTATATCAATCCCCATGCAACCGCAACACCTGTTGGTGATCCTCCAGAAATAGAAGCAATCCGCCGTATCTTTGGAGCAGGTGATCAATGCCCTCCAATTTCTGCCACAAAATCCTTAACTGGTCATTCTTTGGGAGCGGCAGGTGTTCAAGAAGCAATCTATACACTGTTAATGATGAATCATAATTTTATTTGCGAAAGCGCTCATATTGAAGAGCTTGATCCAATTTTTGCTGATATGCCCATTGTTCGTGAACGTCGTGATCATCAACAACTTAATACTGTATTGTCAAATACATTCGGTTTTGGCGGTACCAATGCAACGCTCGTTTTCCAACGCTATACATAA
- the fabI gene encoding enoyl-ACP reductase FabI, producing MKGLMEGKRGLIMGVANDHSIAWGIACQLAEAGAELAFTYQGDAFGKRVQPLAEQLGCKLLLECDVEKIENVDRVFEQLEKEWKTIDFVVHAIGFSDKTQLKGRYVDVTTRENFKRTMVISAYSFTEIAQRAGKLMPNGGTLLTLTYGASQQVVPNYNIMGVAKAALEAMVRYLAADFGPQNIRVNAISAGPVRTLAGNGIAAARAIFSYQRRNAPLRRTVNIHEIGKSALYLLSDLSSGVTGEIHYVDSGYNIMSMPTLKELKQSEETQGE from the coding sequence ATGAAAGGTTTGATGGAGGGCAAACGTGGCCTTATTATGGGGGTTGCAAATGACCATTCAATCGCATGGGGTATTGCGTGCCAACTAGCAGAAGCAGGAGCTGAATTAGCTTTTACTTATCAAGGAGATGCCTTCGGGAAAAGGGTTCAACCCTTAGCAGAGCAGCTCGGTTGTAAATTGTTACTTGAATGCGATGTTGAAAAAATTGAAAATGTCGATCGCGTCTTTGAACAACTTGAAAAAGAATGGAAAACTATTGATTTCGTTGTTCATGCTATTGGCTTTTCAGATAAGACTCAACTAAAAGGGCGTTATGTTGATGTTACAACACGCGAAAATTTTAAACGCACAATGGTTATTTCAGCTTATTCTTTTACTGAAATTGCCCAACGTGCTGGTAAACTTATGCCCAATGGGGGTACACTTTTAACACTTACCTATGGAGCTTCACAGCAAGTTGTACCTAATTACAATATCATGGGTGTGGCTAAAGCTGCTTTAGAAGCTATGGTACGCTATTTGGCCGCAGATTTTGGCCCTCAAAATATCCGCGTTAATGCAATTTCAGCAGGACCTGTTAGGACCTTGGCTGGTAATGGTATCGCAGCTGCACGCGCGATCTTTTCGTATCAACGTCGTAATGCGCCATTGCGCCGTACAGTGAACATCCATGAAATCGGAAAATCTGCTCTTTACCTACTCTCTGATTTATCATCAGGTGTTACTGGTGAAATCCATTATGTGGATTCGGGCTATAACATTATGTCTATGCCAACACTTAAAGAATTAAAACAAAGTGAGGAAACTCAGGGAGAATAA
- the gpsA gene encoding NAD(P)H-dependent glycerol-3-phosphate dehydrogenase, with the protein MNAVSMTVIGAGSFGTALAIALARNGYRVLLWGRDLQHIRKLQEYRCNQAFLPDVRFPDNLSLEVSLETAITASRDILIAVPSHMFRKVLYKIKPYLNQHSRIIWATKGLEHGTGRLLQEVAREILGDKIPLAIFSGPTFAKELAIGLPTAITVAASDVKFSEELQKLFHCSKNFRVYKNPDMIGVQLGGAVKNVIAIGAGISDGMGFGANARVALITRGLAEISHLGIAMGAELSTFMGMTGLGDLVLTCTDNQSRNRRFGMLLGQGMDTEEAAKQVGQVVEGYLNTKEVHTLAQRIGVEMPITEQIYQVLFCGKSVVEAADTLLSRALKDEMHDSSMFLKYSNT; encoded by the coding sequence ATGAATGCGGTTTCGATGACAGTTATTGGTGCTGGTTCTTTTGGCACTGCATTAGCCATTGCGCTTGCTCGTAACGGTTATCGTGTTTTATTATGGGGACGTGACCTTCAGCATATCAGGAAATTACAGGAATATCGCTGTAATCAGGCATTTTTACCGGATGTTCGATTTCCTGACAATTTATCGCTTGAAGTTTCACTTGAGACTGCAATAACCGCAAGTCGGGATATATTAATAGCTGTTCCAAGTCATATGTTTCGTAAGGTATTATACAAAATAAAACCTTATTTAAATCAACATTCACGTATTATTTGGGCAACAAAAGGCCTAGAACATGGTACAGGACGGCTCTTACAAGAAGTTGCTCGTGAGATTTTGGGTGATAAAATTCCTTTAGCTATCTTTTCTGGACCAACTTTTGCTAAAGAATTGGCTATAGGTTTGCCTACAGCAATTACGGTCGCAGCTTCTGATGTTAAATTTAGTGAAGAACTACAGAAGCTTTTCCATTGTAGCAAAAATTTTAGAGTTTATAAAAATCCAGATATGATAGGCGTTCAATTAGGTGGAGCTGTCAAAAATGTCATTGCTATTGGTGCAGGAATATCAGATGGTATGGGATTTGGAGCAAATGCTCGAGTAGCTCTTATCACGCGAGGGTTAGCTGAAATCAGTCATTTAGGCATTGCTATGGGCGCTGAGCTTTCTACATTTATGGGGATGACAGGCTTAGGTGATTTGGTTTTGACATGTACTGATAACCAGTCGCGCAACCGCCGTTTTGGAATGCTGCTTGGTCAAGGAATGGATACAGAAGAAGCAGCAAAACAGGTTGGTCAAGTTGTTGAAGGTTATTTAAACACTAAAGAAGTGCATACGTTAGCACAACGTATCGGGGTAGAAATGCCAATTACAGAGCAAATTTATCAGGTTCTATTTTGTGGTAAAAGTGTAGTTGAAGCAGCTGATACATTACTGAGCCGAGCACTCAAAGATGAAATGCATGATTCCAGTATGTTTTTAAAATATTCAAACACCTAA
- the cyoD gene encoding cytochrome o ubiquinol oxidase subunit IV, producing MSMHNETHSPSTGSYLVGFILAVFFTLGSFIPVMYGMMESWAISTKVAYLIGMAIIQIIVQIVFFLHLNSGPDAKWNLSALWFAVICVFIIIGGTWWAISHLNYNMMGGSGRIIEPEKVERDSSVSVEKLSDIQKLEEHLLGVQVSPRQAPNTQAPVEQAPGVEMPVGQAPNTQAPVEQAPGVEMPLGQAPNMQAPVEQAPGVEMPVGQAPNMQAPVEQAPGVEMPVGQAPNMQAPVEQAPGVEMPVGQAPNTQAPVEQAPGVEMPVGQAPNTQAPVEQAPGVEMPVGQVPNMQAPIK from the coding sequence ATGAGCATGCATAATGAAACACATAGTCCCAGTACTGGTTCCTATTTAGTTGGCTTTATTCTGGCTGTATTTTTCACTTTGGGCTCTTTTATTCCTGTGATGTATGGAATGATGGAAAGCTGGGCAATTAGCACGAAGGTTGCATATCTTATTGGGATGGCGATTATTCAAATTATTGTGCAGATTGTTTTCTTTTTACACTTGAATTCTGGTCCAGATGCTAAATGGAATTTAAGCGCTTTGTGGTTTGCAGTCATTTGTGTTTTTATTATTATTGGAGGTACTTGGTGGGCTATTTCCCATTTGAATTATAATATGATGGGTGGTTCAGGACGTATTATTGAGCCAGAAAAGGTAGAAAGAGATAGCTCTGTATCGGTAGAGAAATTATCAGACATACAAAAGCTTGAAGAGCATTTATTAGGTGTCCAAGTGTCCCCAAGGCAAGCACCGAATACGCAGGCTCCCGTAGAGCAGGCACCAGGAGTAGAAATGCCTGTGGGGCAAGCACCGAATACGCAGGCTCCCGTAGAGCAAGCGCCAGGGGTAGAAATGCCGTTAGGTCAAGCACCAAATATGCAGGCTCCCGTAGAGCAGGCGCCAGGAGTAGAAATGCCCGTGGGTCAAGCACCAAATATGCAGGCTCCCGTAGAGCAGGCACCAGGAGTAGAAATGCCTGTGGGTCAAGCACCAAATATGCAGGCTCCCGTAGAGCAGGCACCAGGAGTAGAAATGCCTGTGGGGCAAGCACCAAATACGCAGGCTCCCGTAGAGCAGGCACCAGGAGTAGAAATGCCTGTAGGGCAAGCACCAAATACGCAGGCTCCCGTAGAGCAGGCGCCAGGGGTAGAAATGCCCGTGGGGCAAGTACCGAATATGCAAGCGCCCATAAAGTAG
- a CDS encoding cytochrome (ubi)quinol oxidase subunit III, which produces MSAITMDNAHIDEHHHDSSSVMIFGFWVYILSDLILFSTLFSSFAVFSASYGGGKAGSEFIDLKFVLVETAILLLSSITYGFVMVQAHKGNLSGVRLWMIITFVLGCCFIGMEIYEFHELLSEVFYYDPNAYAGIDPATGLQLFGREILSAYWSAFFALVGTHGLHVSVGLLWMVVMFFHLRRCGLDRDNKTRLACLSIFWHLLDIVWVGVFTMVYLLGAL; this is translated from the coding sequence ATGAGTGCGATAACAATGGATAATGCTCACATTGATGAGCATCATCATGATAGTAGTTCGGTAATGATATTTGGTTTTTGGGTCTATATTCTTTCGGATTTGATCCTGTTCTCGACGCTTTTTTCAAGTTTTGCTGTTTTTTCTGCTTCTTATGGAGGAGGCAAAGCTGGCAGTGAGTTTATTGATTTAAAATTTGTTTTGGTTGAAACTGCCATTTTATTGCTATCATCAATTACTTATGGGTTTGTAATGGTACAAGCGCATAAAGGTAATCTTAGTGGTGTGCGTTTATGGATGATTATTACCTTTGTACTTGGATGTTGCTTTATTGGAATGGAAATTTACGAATTCCATGAACTTTTGAGCGAGGTGTTCTATTACGATCCTAATGCTTATGCTGGTATTGATCCTGCAACAGGTTTACAGCTTTTTGGACGAGAAATTCTATCTGCTTATTGGTCAGCGTTTTTTGCTTTGGTTGGCACCCATGGTCTTCATGTGAGTGTTGGTCTTCTTTGGATGGTAGTGATGTTTTTTCATCTTCGTCGTTGTGGCTTAGATCGGGATAATAAAACGCGTTTGGCATGTCTTTCAATTTTCTGGCATTTACTTGATATTGTGTGGGTTGGTGTTTTCACCATGGTTTATCTGTTAGGAGCGCTGTAA
- the cyoB gene encoding cytochrome o ubiquinol oxidase subunit I has product MFGRLTDPTAGAFHALAHEPIVLYTCIAIVVGGLIAVIALTVLGWWGVLWRNWITTVDHKRIGIMYIVLGIIMLVRGFADAIMMRTHQALALGSESAGYLPPEHFDQIFSAHGTIMIFFMATPILFGLFNYLIPLQIGARDVAFPFANNLGFWITAAGAILINISLGVGNFGRGGWLMYPPFSELQNSPDTGVDYYLWSLQLSGIATTMGAINFVATIIKMRAPGMTMMKMPVFCWSAFVSNILILVIYPVLAVAFALLACDRYLGMNFFTNVGGGNPMVWINYVWIFGHPEVYVLVVPAFGIVSEVVSTFSSKRLFGYTSMVWAMLVILILSMLVWGHHFFTMGGGEAVNTFFGIATMIIAVPTGVKVFNWLLTMHKGRIRFEPPMLWCMGMIFTFVGGGLTGVLLSIVPADWQFHNSLFLVAHFHHTIIGGVVFAYLAGLAFWFPKVFGYKPNRALGIASFWCWFIGFYLAFFPVYALGLMGATRRLQHYMEPSWQPMFMIAALGALIILLGILCFVLQVVLAIWYGIKHKGRLPITLNDSWGDARTLEWSTSSPPPSYNFAIIPRVETDDAYWNMKKNGYQRPTSGFSKIHMPSNTSAGIIAGFFSLVVGFALVWHIWWLVAIGMIGFVATIVCHSLIGDHHGYYIPAEEVQKTEDAFTAVLKEQGATV; this is encoded by the coding sequence ATGTTTGGAAGACTTACAGATCCTACGGCTGGTGCCTTTCATGCACTTGCACATGAGCCAATCGTTTTATACACATGTATTGCGATTGTTGTGGGTGGTTTGATTGCTGTTATTGCTTTGACAGTACTTGGATGGTGGGGCGTTTTATGGCGAAATTGGATTACAACAGTTGATCATAAACGCATTGGCATTATGTATATCGTGCTTGGCATTATCATGCTTGTTCGCGGTTTTGCCGATGCAATTATGATGCGAACGCACCAGGCTTTAGCACTTGGCAGTGAGTCGGCAGGGTATTTGCCTCCTGAGCATTTTGATCAGATTTTTTCGGCCCATGGTACCATTATGATTTTCTTCATGGCAACGCCAATTTTATTTGGTCTGTTCAATTATCTTATACCGCTTCAAATTGGTGCGCGTGATGTTGCTTTTCCTTTTGCGAATAATTTAGGTTTTTGGATTACTGCTGCAGGGGCAATATTAATTAACATATCACTAGGTGTCGGTAATTTTGGTCGTGGTGGTTGGTTGATGTATCCACCTTTCTCTGAATTGCAAAATAGTCCAGACACAGGGGTAGATTATTATTTATGGTCGCTTCAGCTTTCCGGTATCGCGACAACGATGGGGGCAATCAATTTTGTTGCGACCATTATTAAAATGCGTGCTCCTGGGATGACAATGATGAAAATGCCCGTCTTTTGTTGGAGCGCTTTCGTTAGTAATATCCTTATTTTAGTTATTTATCCCGTTTTAGCTGTAGCATTTGCACTCTTGGCATGTGATCGTTATTTGGGTATGAATTTCTTCACCAATGTTGGTGGCGGAAATCCGATGGTATGGATTAACTATGTTTGGATTTTTGGTCATCCTGAAGTTTATGTTTTGGTTGTTCCTGCTTTTGGGATTGTTTCTGAGGTTGTCTCAACTTTTTCTTCAAAGCGCCTCTTTGGTTATACTTCAATGGTATGGGCAATGTTGGTTATTTTAATTCTTTCTATGCTCGTTTGGGGGCATCATTTCTTTACGATGGGTGGAGGTGAGGCTGTAAATACCTTCTTTGGTATTGCAACGATGATTATCGCCGTTCCAACGGGTGTTAAAGTTTTTAATTGGTTGCTGACTATGCATAAAGGTCGGATTCGCTTTGAGCCTCCAATGCTTTGGTGCATGGGAATGATTTTTACGTTCGTTGGTGGTGGATTAACAGGCGTTTTGTTATCTATTGTACCTGCTGATTGGCAGTTTCATAATTCGCTCTTTTTGGTAGCACATTTCCATCATACAATTATTGGAGGTGTCGTTTTTGCTTATTTAGCTGGGCTTGCTTTTTGGTTTCCAAAAGTTTTTGGTTATAAACCGAATCGGGCACTTGGTATTGCATCTTTCTGGTGTTGGTTCATTGGTTTTTACCTTGCTTTTTTCCCAGTTTATGCGCTTGGGCTAATGGGTGCAACACGTCGTCTTCAACATTATATGGAACCTAGTTGGCAGCCAATGTTTATGATTGCTGCACTGGGGGCACTTATTATCTTGCTTGGTATTCTTTGTTTTGTGCTGCAAGTTGTTTTGGCGATTTGGTATGGTATCAAACATAAGGGACGCTTACCGATAACATTAAATGATTCTTGGGGTGATGCACGGACTCTTGAATGGTCTACTTCTTCACCTCCTCCTTCTTACAATTTTGCGATAATTCCGAGAGTAGAAACTGATGATGCTTATTGGAATATGAAGAAGAATGGTTATCAACGTCCGACAAGTGGGTTTTCAAAAATTCATATGCCGTCAAATACATCAGCTGGAATTATTGCGGGATTCTTTTCATTAGTTGTTGGTTTTGCGCTTGTTTGGCATATTTGGTGGCTCGTTGCGATTGGAATGATTGGCTTTGTTGCAACGATTGTGTGTCATTCATTAATAGGTGACCACCATGGTTATTATATTCCAGCTGAAGAAGTACAAAAAACTGAAGATGCTTTTACGGCTGTTCTTAAAGAACAAGGAGCAACAGTATGA